AGTTGACCCGGTAGAGTTCTCGGCCGTGCAAAAGAGGCTCGACGCGATCGAGGAGAAGGTGGAGTTCACCAACTCCGAGATACAGCAGAGCGCAGGCATAACTCTGGGCAGAGAAGTAGGCATCCTCTACGGATTCCTCTTCGGCGTATTGATCTACGTAGCGTACAGTATTATAATGTCGATCGTGTAAAGGGAGGAGAATTCAATGTTTAAGTATGATACACCACA
The Methanocella sp. DNA segment above includes these coding regions:
- the mtrG gene encoding tetrahydromethanopterin S-methyltransferase subunit MtrG; the encoded protein is MIPAAAVDPVEFSAVQKRLDAIEEKVEFTNSEIQQSAGITLGREVGILYGFLFGVLIYVAYSIIMSIV